attttgattttgggcgctttaaattttccctctgcaatgtccatGATCAAGtctgtggtgacactaccttttctccatgatatccagaagtggatataactcactacatctgagaaaagcactCCAAAGGCAAGTGTagattttgccagattaacttccttccccttctctgtgcctccaaCAATGACATAGCCAAGcagttgctgattggtcagggcgtcaattcaaagactgcaggaaaactagTTCCCAATTGCCATCATCTCTCAGGATATATTTTtaccctcattttgggatctgttttaaagtgactgcgctccaaaagcccacacttctatgatcagagatttgcctcttggatttactttctcctcctcgttctctgtgaggctgctgccttccctcctgcctccactcatgcaggaaaagaaaaataaacaaacagcctcatgctccacttgctgGCTGTATCAtagggagacaaaaggcaggaaatgaagcactctccagccttgtgctctttcaatgccggctggagcttcacccaacaccctcccccccagtcaagtgggaaggagactgaaaattgggaccATGCAAGTGCAGACAGGTGAcctgtttcaggttgggaaaaagaAAGGCTatagatccaggttcaaatcaatcagaatttggcaggatttaaagaggaaaaaatgtaagtgcagatatGACCTAGGCCTTGATTTGATAAGCCTAGCTGTCACCCCAGAGTACATTGCAAAAGGGGGTCCTGAAGAAATGTGGTTCCTAGGCTGAGGACAGTTTAAATAGGTCAGACCCAGAAACAAAAAGGCACCCAATGCATTAGCTTTGATGGTGGTAAAATATGCGAGTTGTGGGTAACTCCAGATATCCTGCAGCATTTTGTACTGGGTGGGAATCACCTTCAAGGTCAACCTTAAACAGGCCCTGTTACAGTAGTCCAGCCTCAAGGTTATCATAGCAGGGATCAGTGTGGCCAGATTGGCTGATAATCATGATAAAAACTATTTTTTATGCCAAATCCAGACAGTAGGCTGCAGTTTAGCAGTGGTGTCAGTTTGTTTCTCCttgtgaaataaaataataaataacagaatAACAGGATCTAACAAGACTCTTGAATTCTTAATGGAGATGGCCAGAACCAATAGTGCCACATCAAAAGCAGGTACTGCTGTATTCTCCAAAACCTTGGCTTTGCCAACCAGCATTACCTCCATCTTGTCCAGATTCAGGTTCAACTTGCTCTCACTCAGCAGGTTGACCACAGCTGACAGACAGGTAATGGATTCAGACAGAGACAAGCAGCCTAGACAAAGAACTGTATAACTGGGTGTGATCAACACATATAGACAACAACCTACTCCAAAATGACAGACTGTCTCCTCTGAAGGACATGATCACACTCTagactaggaatgggcatgaaacaaaacaaacacctgAACCAAACCAAGAAGCCTGAAATGAACTGACTTGTTTGGGCTAGTCTGTTTAGCTTCTTCCTGCTTACAGGCCAATCATTTCACCAACTGGTTTAATTTCCCCCTGTTTCGAAGTGGGagaatgcaaaatggctgccacccatTTCAGCAGCCCACTTTGCTTCTTCCatctcagaaggggggaggggagcaaaatggacagTTTAAATGGCTCGCAGCCATTTAGACATAAGAACTGACAGGCAGActgccctgctcagctgctaggtttaaatggcccaaacttccaaaccaaaccaaacaaaagtgTGGAAATTGTCTGGGGGACGGGGAGGGATACAAACCGGGCCAAATTCATTATGAATTTTGACtcgtgagccagttcatgccatCCCCACTCCTGACATGTCTACTGCCAGAAGTAAAAAATGGATCTGAAAGCAAAGAACTGCACAAAGAACCACACAGAAAACATCACAACTGATTGCTGATTCTTGCATATCTTGGGACTCAGTCTTTGGAATCAACAAAAGCCTGAAACACCCTAAATAATCATGCTGGACATAACTCAGCAGACACAATGCTAGTGGACAAGTTAACTTTGCTGTGTTTCTATCTCTGACCCCTCACAGGTTTACAAATAAGCTCAGCAGAATGCTTGTCAGAATGCTTGCCTGGGTTTTCCAGTGGTAGCAGTCTAACCATCTTCCTGCCCTTTTCAGTTCACCAAACTCTAGAGTAAACTATAGGACAAGATCCCTTCTTCTAGAAGGAAAAGGATGCTGAGATGCAGAGATGCAGCCTTTTATTTTCCCTTAAAATATTATTGTACTTATATTTCACTATTCAGGTCCAAATTACCCCATGAAACCTAAAAATTCTATTTACAGAGCTCTGGGCTCATCACCTCATTCCTTTTCTGTGGCTATTTATAGTAATAATGGGGTGATTGTGGTAAGGGAGGTTTAAGAATAGGTGGTTGAGAGCTTGCTGTATTAATTTGGTACTCACATCTGATTGCTCCAGAAATAAGGATGCAGAATCAATTTCGCCAGTTGCTCACTCACTGGTGTTTTCTCATCAGGTTTTACCAGACATTTTCTGAGGTCTTCAACCTCAGTATTGTTGACTGCATCTTTCGGACACTGGGCTGGCAACTCTTCGAAACGTGTCTGGCCCCTCATTGCAATGTATAGGACAAGCTTTTCAAGACCCTGTGCACAACAGCAAACATCTATAGCTCTCTTGATCTCAAAATCACATACCCAAACAATTGCAAGTTTGCATTCATACGCTTATCTTACAGAAAATTTGCTTCTCAAAGCCAGACTAGGCGTGGCATTTTACCAGCATTCCCAATGGGGACTAGCAGCTATATTGCAATTTTGGGTCTCCATAAGGATATATCCATAAGGATATatatggatcagaccagcggtccatctatttatttcagaaaagcatcccattaaacttgccagggtagccgatgcccttggaagcatgttccaaataaataacttatgttTGCAAGAGCGGGAACGTAatattgtttaatctattttgtttccttggattgtgtttgcatatgccaataaaggttgtctgAGTCTAGGTCTGAgtctatttattgtatttattattgaatttataccccacccctctcgACAAgttggatcagggcagtttacagaataaaaaGGGCTCAATGGCccaaacacaatagaaaaattaaATCAACAAGCTTCCCCCCTAAATTAACCATAAAACAATGTAGCAGCAACAAGATGGGggacaaaaattaaaaaaaaatacctccccataactccccccccccccccgctgcccatACCTCACtctctgacattttgtggctgactgtgcctcccatgacagccattttgtggttgcgacCAAcagtgtgtcagaattccaagggggCCCACAGCTGGAAAAGGCTGAAGATCTCTAGTGTACATACAGGCATTATTTTGTTATAAGTTTCAGGAATAATATCCAACATGTAAAAGGCCAGAGAGGTGAAAGTAGAAAATAGTCGCTTACCTTCAGGTCTTCTCTGATTATGTCATTTTTTTCAGAGTCACTGCCAATTAATTTTTTGCTCTTATCAAAGTCTGCTAGGAAAACCTTGTCAGCAGCATCTAACAAAGAAATGGGAACAAAGAAGTGAAGCCGCTTTGGAGGAGGTTTTCTGAAAGTGTTGGCAAATGATGGCGGTTTTAATCATACAGTGAGGGCATTTTgcagttccattaaaaaaaacaaaaacctcatGCTGATTTCTCAGTACAACATTCTGATTTCTCAGGTTAAAAATTCTTAAACTGAAAAGAGTGAAAGGCAGCAGACACCGAAATGTTAAAcccaccttcctttccctgcacgGTCTCAAAGCAAACTGAAATGGCACGAACCTACTATGTCAATTTTATGGATAGAACAAGACACCTGATCTTTGTCTGACTGACCCTTTGCCTGGGAAGACTCAGGTCCAACTCTCTGCTCAGCCACTCTCTCTGAAGCTAACCCACCTTGCAGATTTCTTGTGAAGGTCAAACAGGCATGCTGCCACATATGCTTCCTGGAGGAAGTGGTAGGATAAGGGTGCAGCCAGTGACATTAAACACGTAGTGAAGGAAAGTGTTAACATGCTTTTGCAGtgttaaattaactcagtggtTGTTCTCTCACTTATAAGCATAATAGTAATCTAAATagggataggtttttttctccctttgatTGTAGACCGTACAAGCCACCCCATTTGTCTGCATTTGCTTGTGTTAAATTAACAGCAAAACTTTGCCCAGCGGTGGGCAGGTTGGTAGGGTAAAGGGCAGCAATGCCTGACCTAGCTTCTCGTCAATAGATTGGGGTTGGAGGAAGGAACCGCAGATTGTTCGTGTTCACTGCAGCTTAGGGTATTCTTGGTCCTGGAAATCAAAGCTCACCATGGAACCAGCCATGTACTACTGCATTCTATCAACCCCCCACATAAGAGTCCTGGAATTCATCCAGTCCAACTTCCTTCTCAGTGCCGAACATCTAAAGCCAGGGCATTCCCAGTAGGTGGCTGTCCAGACTCTACTTGAAAATTCTAGAAAGGAGAAGCCCATCCTAGGTTCTAGATTGGCCttagacagttccgcagggcttgtaagacagagttgttccatcAAGCCCATGGTtgtggccaacctgtggtcctccggatgttcatggattacaattcccatgagcccttgccagcgtttgctggcagaggctcatgggaattgtagtccatgaacatctggatgaccacaggttgactaccccatatGATCTGCTGGCTTCCCTGTCAAAACCCAGGGACCAAATGAAATGGCCAACtttatgggccatttcgcacggcttcaaaatagcacaatggttgctaattgaaaacgctactaatttgccttaacgcacgacgtcgcagacaatctgcaacactcctgaaaccaatcagcaaaaagcgcttcgttgtagcgctttcaggggaatccagaaaagtggattcaccctccggatagcgatacactcctgcaaccaatctgcaacactagcgctaaagacctgtgcgttaccattgttgcgggttcttcaaagtccctcctcctgagcctgtcctccaaacttccggcgaagcgatcgccatttttttttctccgagcgagcggggataaacgcaccagcgagcctctttctgtttagaggcttccctggcttcagtccttcaactttagtcactaagcacaaaccacataaaagcccgtttgctgaaataaagtccctttattttttacacattaattcagccgaaaatcgggcccgtgagagggggggggattttttttttatcactcgaggcagcgtgccaacgatcatacaatcaaacgacagctcacattaggcagctggatgggtctctccgttgcaacgaatctacctagattcgttgctatgggtctgtttttttttttttaaacctttcttaaagggaaaggggctgtttgggagcatgctaacggctgcccattggctgcttgacggccaggggcgggacgagcttggcaatagcgcttcctttctagcgatttctgccgagactggaagcctgtgggaaactctaaaaaacgcaactgattccactacaaaggcaggtatgcataacgacgaattccactattttaaatggcgatttttcattccgcaaacaatttgcaacaaagatccccgtgcgaaaaggccctatgatttcctccctctcccctatgATAGGAGATCAGACAATCCGTTTATTTCTTGTTTTGGTGCTTatgatttaatgtatttattttaaattctatttgtatacaatccaccctgagtctcatgaggtagggcagaatataaatccaacAATCTAACAACAAGAGGTGATTTAAGGAGCTGAGAACTGGGAATGTCAAAGGCAAAACCTGACCTGAGAAAGTTTTCATTTGGTTCAAGAGGAGTGAACATAGTCTTCTtcaaaagtagaagaagaagagttggtaggttcttatatgctgcttttctctacccgaaggagtctcaaagcagcttacaatcgccttccctttcctcttcccacaacagacaccctgtgaggtaggtgaggctgagagagccctgatattactgctagatcagaacagctttatcagtgccctggcgagcccaaggtcacccagccggatgcatgtgggggagtgcagaattgaacatggctcaccagattagaagcccacactcctaaccactacaccaaactggctctcacaccaaactggctatctttGCTGTCCCTACTTTGCTAAGGTAAAATCTGCAAATTATGACATTGAAGATGGGAGACTCACGAAACAAGCGGGAGTGAAAGTCAGCATGCTTGGTTGACTGCTAAGAAAATGATACctcctgctttgagcctcctgtgaGAGGTAGTACCAGTAAGGAATCTATATTACTTTGACCCCTGTGAACAAGCCATTGGTGGCACCATAATGTATGAGCGTTCTGCTCCACCTCTATCTCAAGTCAATTAGACTTCAAAAGACAAATGCCTCAGACTCCTGTTGCTCATTCTAGTCTACTGGGCTTCACAGGAGACATGTATCATACTCCCTGTCGACAGGTTGCAAAACACAAGAGCATACAAACCTATCAAAATGTTGCTTGGGTGTAGATCTTGGTGGCCAAACCCAAATGCGTGTAGCTCCTGCACTGCCTGAAAGATGGTTTTAAGAATGTCCTTGCTCTTCAGATCTGCATTTTCTGCCCTCCCAAAGTATTCCTCAAGGTTTTGCTCACAAAGAGTAAAGCACAAGTAGAGACAGGAATTCTGTTCTTCTGACCCATAGTACTTCAGCAGGTGGTTGCTGTTACGGCAATTTTTGAGGCAGGTCCTCTCTCTATTGGCATTCTCTGAACGTACAGAGAAAACCTTCACGGCCACCTCTGCCCCATCATAGAATCCAAGGTAAACACCACCTTGGGAGCTTCTCTGAATCTTGTATTTTTCAGACATGAAGATCTTAAGCTTCCCAGTCATACGACAATAGATTGCAGAGAGGGCTTGGAGCTGTGATCCCCAGTGCCTGCTGGGGGATGTCCACAGAACCTGGTTCAAGTCAAGCTGGCTTAAACTTGCCTTGGCACCATACTGACCCAGCAGCTTTATCATGTCCCTGTTGTAGGTCCTCCTGGCAATCTCATTGAGGTTCCCAATGTCTGTCCGGGCATTTTTCTCACACAGCATCCTTGCGATGTCGCAGTTCTCCTTCTCCACAGCGACCATTAGTGCCGTCTGGCCGTTTTTGTCAGCTTTGTCGATGTCCACTTCATCTTTTTCCAATATAGCGTTCACCAGCTCTTGGCTCTGCTGTTCCACTGCCAAGATAAGAGTGGTCTTCCCACCTTCTCTCTTGGTGGTTTCGGCCCCTTTTTCTAAGAGGAACAGGCCCGCCGCCTCTTTGGCTTGGCTCCAGGGCTCGCTTGGGGTCACCTGGAGAGCATGGAGGAAAGCATTCCTGTCCCGATTGTCAGAGATGTTCACATCAGCACCCATTTCATCCACGAGGGCTTGGACGATAGCGACATGACCTCTCCTTGCAGCATCCATCAGCGCTGTCGTGCCTCCTTTATTCAAAACCCTTTTTTCCTCGCCCACTATTCTCCCCAAATTTACATCTGCTCCTCTGCCATACAAGAACCTCAGGGCTTCTTCTTTCCCGTGCCACGCTGCTTCCATGAATGCCGTGAAACCGTTGTCATCACGCTCATTGATTTCTGACCCCTTAGAGAGAAAGAGGTCCAGGAGCTCCACATTGCCCATTATGCCTGCTACAATAAAAGGGGTAGCACCGTTATCCTTCCTCACACAGGGAGCAGCCCCTCGGTCAAGCAGAAAGTGGACAAGCTCCACCTTGTCTCCCTGTACGGCACTGTGAAGGGGGGTCCAGCCGTAATTCGCCTTAAAATTTATATCTGCACCTTCTTCCAGCAATTGCTGGACTTCCTCAAAGCAGCCTTCTTGGACGGCCCTGAACAGCTGAGCGGATTTATCTGCGGCCATTCCTTTTCCAGAAGGTTCTGAAGCCTTCGAAGAGGGCTTTTGATTCATTCAAAACGTATTTCTTCTGAAAGTGCAAATATGTAAATAGCTAACTTCAGAAATGTATTGAGGGCAGTGTTTTAGATCCCAGGTTCTCAGATTTTtagaaaaagacaaaaacagatgcctttttcatcctgtctttcgaAAAGCATTCATGCAGTCCATCTGTTTACTGAACACAGGTAACCTATAGACACAAGCTCACAAAAAAGGAGGCCTACAAACTACTGTTAGGCAAGGTAgtaaaatggaacctccatgttcagaggcaatatacCTCTGGATTTCAAAGTCTGTGAATATGCAGGAGAGCGAAGCATCATGTCCTGCTTGTCAGTCAGGAGGCAGCTAGTTGACCTTTACTGCAAATCAGATGCTAGACTACACAGCCCATCATCCCTCTGGTCCTGCAGGGATCTTCCTACACAAAGATTTTGTTCTTGTGTTTCAGACCTCCACAGTGGAAGCAGCTGCTCTTGAGTGTTGCTGTGTCtagagcaaagaagaagaagcagttcAGCCATCAAATCTTGGCAAATACTGAATAATACTACCCTTTCCCGCAGTTACCTTGCATACTTCCACAGGCATCACTAGGGAAAACCAAGAAAAAACTAGGCCACTCTAGGAAAAGGCCTTAAAGAACACTGTCTACTTAACCACGTTGACCAATCAACTAGCAGCATTGACGGTCAGTCCAGTCTCCTGCAGGAATGAGCAGCCTATTCCTTTCCTCCATCCCATAAAGGCCATTGCGATTTAAGGTGGGCCATATTTGTTAAGGTGCATGGGAAGAAGGCCAAGGAGCCCGCTATGGCCCAGTGATATTGAACAGGCGGTCGTGCAACACCTtaaaaatgagccatttttgttgTCGTTGAACAACTTTCTATCTCACCATCCTATAATGCTATATGACAATAGCTGAAATCAAGTGGAATTTATAGTGGTGTGAGCAGTTGGAACCCTCCCGCTCAGGTGTACAAAGCAGTCATCCAAGTGGGTGGCCTCTGTACACAGGGTGGTAGAAGGGCGggcaaagggagagaa
The nucleotide sequence above comes from Paroedura picta isolate Pp20150507F chromosome 4, Ppicta_v3.0, whole genome shotgun sequence. Encoded proteins:
- the RNASEL gene encoding 2-5A-dependent ribonuclease: MNQKPSSKASEPSGKGMAADKSAQLFRAVQEGCFEEVQQLLEEGADINFKANYGWTPLHSAVQGDKVELVHFLLDRGAAPCVRKDNGATPFIVAGIMGNVELLDLFLSKGSEINERDDNGFTAFMEAAWHGKEEALRFLYGRGADVNLGRIVGEEKRVLNKGGTTALMDAARRGHVAIVQALVDEMGADVNISDNRDRNAFLHALQVTPSEPWSQAKEAAGLFLLEKGAETTKREGGKTTLILAVEQQSQELVNAILEKDEVDIDKADKNGQTALMVAVEKENCDIARMLCEKNARTDIGNLNEIARRTYNRDMIKLLGQYGAKASLSQLDLNQVLWTSPSRHWGSQLQALSAIYCRMTGKLKIFMSEKYKIQRSSQGGVYLGFYDGAEVAVKVFSVRSENANRERTCLKNCRNSNHLLKYYGSEEQNSCLYLCFTLCEQNLEEYFGRAENADLKSKDILKTIFQAVQELHAFGFGHQDLHPSNILIDAADKVFLADFDKSKKLIGSDSEKNDIIREDLKGLEKLVLYIAMRGQTRFEELPAQCPKDAVNNTEVEDLRKCLVKPDEKTPVSEQLAKLILHPYFWSNQMKYRFLRDVGNDTGDTTWKKENGRILEALNRDKNQFKDWGEKIDQEVLECMSMGNPSKGKRSYKNCVASLLRLIRNIGEHLNEKDDQVKKILEKPEEYFLSRFPELTMHVYQALRSQSYVKHFPNTLTPHL